Proteins encoded in a region of the Pelmatolapia mariae isolate MD_Pm_ZW linkage group LG16_19, Pm_UMD_F_2, whole genome shotgun sequence genome:
- the degs2 gene encoding sphingolipid delta(4)-desaturase/C4-monooxygenase DES2, whose protein sequence is MGKTGGRGDFEWVYTDQPHTSRRKEILAKYPQIKSLMGPDPQLKWVVSGMVLTQFLACFLVHDLSWKWIFFWAYAFGGCINHSLTLAIHDISHNVAFGNKLAKWNRWFAMWANLPIGLPYSAAFKKYHIDHHRYLGGDQLDVDIPTDFEGWFFCTPARKILWLFLQPLFYALRPLVVNPKPVGRLEIQNAMVQLVVDLIIYYLWGVKPIVYLIAGSILGMGLHPISGHFIAEHYMFLKGHETYSYYGALNLITFNVGYHMEHHDFPSIPGSKLPQVKEIAAEYYDSLPQHTSWSRVLWDFVFDDSIGPYSRIKREYKLSKQE, encoded by the exons CCAAATATCCACAGATCAAGTCTCTGATGGGTCCAGATCCCCAGTTGAAGTGGGTGGTATCGGGCATGGTCCTAACCCAATTCCTGGCCTGCTTCCTGGTCCACGACCTCTCCTGGAAATGGATCTTCTTCTGGGCCTATGCATTTGGAGGCTGTATTAATCACTCCCTGACTCTGGCTATCCACGACATCTCCCACAACGTGGCTTTTGGTAACAAGCTGGCGAAGTGGAACCGCTGGTTCGCCATGTGGGCCAACCTACCCATCGGGCTGCCCTACTCTGCCGCCTTCAAAAAGTACCACATCGACCACCACCGGTATCTTGGAGGGGACCAGCTTGATGTTGACATACCTACAGACTTTGAGGGATGGTTCTTCTGCACCCCAGCCAGGAAGATCCTCTGGCTCTTCCTCCAGCCATTATTCTACGCCCTGCGCCCATTAGTGGTCAACCCAAAGCCAGTGGGTCGGCTTGAGATCCAGAATGCAATGGTTCAGCTTGTAGTAGACCTAATTATCTACTATTTATGGGGGGTGAAGCCCATCGTTTACCTCATTGCAGGATCTATCTTGGGTATGGGACTGCATCCGATCTCTGGACATTTCATAGCTGAGCACTACATGTTCCTTAAAGGCCACGAGACGTATTCCTACTATGGAGCGTTGAACTTGATTACCTTCAATGTTGGGTATCACATGGAGCACCACGACTTTCCCAGCATACCTGGCAGTAAACTACCTCAG GTCAAGGAAATCGCAGCCGAGTATTACGACTCCCTGCCTCAACACACTTCCTGGAGCCGTGTATTGTGGGACTTTGTGTTTGACGACAGCATCGGGCCCTATTCCAGAATCAAACGGGAGTACAAGCTGAGCAAACAGGAATAA